The genomic stretch AGGACGCCAGCTTCGGCGCGACCGACACCGCCCGCCCGATGCTGTGGGCGGCCGAGCAGGGCGTGAAGGTCGACACCTTCGTGGTGTACACCGACAACGAGACCTGGGCGGGCAACGTGCACCCGACGGTCGCGCTGGATCGGTACCGCCAGAAGACGGGCATCGCCGCACGCCTGATCGTGGTCGGCCTGACCGCCACGAAGTTCACCATCGCCGACCCGAACCGGGCCGACATGCTGGACGTGGTGGGCTTCGACACGGCGGCCCCGGCGGTGATGACGGACTTCGCGCGGGGTGACGTGTAGGACAGTAGAGGGCAGGGAGCGGAGGGCCACACTCCCGAGCTCTCTGCCCTCTGCTGTCAACTCTCCTCGAAGATGTCCAGCGGCAGGAACGCGCTCACGGTGTAGTTGGGCGCGTCAACGATCTGGGAGATCTTCAGATCGACGCACGCGCTGGCGAGCACGTACGCCTGCTCCAGGCTCAGGCCGCGGGCCTCCAGGCGGCGCAGCAGGGCGCGCAGGGCGGTGCGGGCGGCGGTCATCAGGTCGGGGTCGTGGCCGGTGGTGACGTGCCACTGCCGGCTGCTGCCGCCGTGGGTGGGCGTGGTGAACTCCGGGGTGGTGAGTCCGGCGCGTTTCTCGACGGTCACGCGCACGGTGATCCGGCCGTCCATCTCGATGCCGGTGCCGGACAGCTCACCGTCGCCCTGCGCGGCGTGCAGGTCGCCGACGGACAGCAGCGCGCCCGGCACCTCCACGGGCAGGGACAGGGTCGCGCCGGCCACGAGCTGCCGGATGTCCATGTTCCCGCCCACGTGCCGGGGCGGCGGGGTGGGGTGCGGGCCGGGCGCACCGGGGGCCACGCCGATCACGCCGGGAAACGGGGCGAGGGGCACGCGGATGCCCGGCAGGAAGTCCGTGTGCGTGCCGGCGCGCAGATCCCAGAAGTGCGTGTACGCCGTCAGGCCCTCGGCCCCCAGCGCGGCGTCCAGCAGGCCGATCCCGTCGGGGCGGCAGCCCGTCCAGCCCCACGCGGCCGGCTCGACGCTCAGGAGTTCCACGACCAGCGCGTCGCCGGGCTGCGCACCCTCCACGCAGACCGGGCCGGTCAGGGGGTGCCCGCGCGGGCCAGGGCGCGGGGAGCGCAGGCTGGCGGCGATCACGCCCGCCAGCGCGGCGGGCGGCGTGAGGTCACCGGTCGCCACCCGTCTCGCCACGCCGCCGTCGGAGGCGTCCAGGGTGTCCAGCGTGACCGTGTCGCCGGGCCGGATCGTCAGCGCGGGGGGCAGCGAGTTGTCCCAGACGGTGTGGATGTGCTCGGCGCTCAGGTGGTGGTCGGCCATGACCCACACGCTAACGGACACGCCCCGGACGGCTGATGTCCGGGGCGTGAAGGGCGGGAGAGCTTACTTCGCGGTGATGCGGCCCTTGACGGTGTCGGTGAGCTTGCTGCCGTTGGCCTTCAGGTAGTTCACGAGCACGTCCAGATCCGACAGGTTCGCGAGCTGCACGACGTTCGTGCCGGACTTGAGCACGGTGAAGTTGTCGCCGCCGGCTGCCAGGAAGTTGTTCAGTGCCACGCGGTACTTGGCGTTCGGGTCGATGGGCGTGCCGCCGAGCTTGATGTCGGCGATGTTCACGCGCTGGCCGTCAGGGTTCGCGGCGGTGTAGGTGTACGTGAAGCCCTCGGAGACCTGCAGGAGTTTGGTGGCCGTGCCGGCATTCCCGCCGCTGAACTGCTGCTCGAGCAGCTCCTTGATCTGCTGGCCGGTCAGATCCATGACCGTCATGGTGTTCCCGAAGGGCTGCACGGCGAACACGTCACCGAAATTCACGGCGTTGCCGTCCTTCAGGGCACTGGCGTCGGGCAGGTCGGCGCGGATCCCGCCGGGGTTCATGAAGGCGATCTTGGCCCCCTGATCCTGGGTGGCGGCGAGCTGCGCGTCGGCGATCACGCCGCCCAGCGCGGTCTCGGTGTTGCGGGCGTTGTTGATCCCCCGGCGGATCTGGGGCGTGCTGAGGTTCGTGACCGGCTGGTTCTTGATCGCACCGACCTTCTCGTTCGCGCTGGCGAGCAGGGTACCCATCCCGGCGTCCAGGGTGCCGGCGGCCTTGCGGGCGTCGTAGTTCACCACGAGGTTCGCGGAGCGGGCCGTGACGACCTGATGGCGCGTCTTGTCGACCTTCAGGTCGAGGCGCTGCAGCAGGTGGCCGTAGAAATTGCCCTGGATGACGATGCGGTCTCTGCCGGTGGGGTCGGGCACCAGGCAGTTGTAGCCCTGGTGGCTGTGCCCGCTGATGATGGCCGTCACAGCCGGATCGACCCGCCGGGCGATGTTCACGATGGGGCTGTCCGGGTTCAGGGTCTTGCACCCGACCGTGGCGTAGGTGTCCTTGCTGCCGCTGGCGAGTTCGCCGCCTTCGTGGATCAGCATGACGATCGCATCGACGTTCTGCGCCTTGAGTTCCGGGATGACCGCGTTCACGGCGTCCGCCTCGTCGGTGAAGTCCAGATCCTTGACGCCGTCGGGCGAGACGATGGTCGGCGTGGTCTTGGTCACGGCCCCGACGAAGGCGATCTTCGCGCCAGCCACCGTCTGGACGACGTAGGGCTGGAAGGGGCTGCCGGTCTTGCCGCTGGCCGCGCTGTACTTGACGTTCGCACCGATCCACTTGAAGGTCGCGCCCTTGTAGTTCGGATCGAACTTGCAGGCCTTGGCCGGGTCGTTGCTGGCGCAGCCGCCGTTCTGCATCCGCAGCAGTTCGGTCAGGCCCTGGTCGAACTCGTGGTTGCCCAGCGCGCTGACCGACATGCCCATGGCGTTCAGGGCCGCCACGCTGGGCTCGTCGCGCAGCAGACCGGACGTGATGGGCGACGCACCGATCAGGTCACCGCCGCCCACGAAGACGGTGTTGCGGTTGGCCTTGCGGGCATCGTTCAGTTCCGCCTTGATCGCCTCGATGCCGCCTGCGTTGATCTTCGCGCCCTCGGCCGTGGTGAAGCTCGTCGGGGCGAGGTTGCCGTGGAAGTCATTGAGCCCCAGCACGGTCACATCGACCACCGGAGACGGGAACAGCACCGCACAGGACGAGAGCGAGGCCGTGAGCAGCAGCAGGGGCACAGTTCTTTTCATGACCGTTCCATCCTACCGTACCGGCTGTCATGCTTTGATGTTGCCCCACGCCGCCGCCCGCCGACGCTGGACACGTGCGGCCACGGCCCCTCTGCTAGCCTTGCCGGATGCTGGATCCACGCTCCGTTCCCTTCGCGGCCACCGTCCATCCACAGGCGCGTCCGGCGCTGAGGCTGACCTGGGATTCCCGTGAGGCCAACGCGGAGACGGCCTTCGTGGCCCTGCCGGGCGAGCGCATGCACGGCAACACCTTCGTGCAGCAGGCCCTGGATGCCGGGGCCCCGTTCGTCCTGACCGATCTGGACGTGCCCCGGGCGCTGCGGGTGCCGGATGCGCATGCAGCACTCTTCGCATGGGCACGCGCCGAACGCGCCCACAGCCCGCTGGTCGTGGGGATCACCGGGAGCGCCGGCAAGACCACCGCGAAGGCCTACGTGGCGGCGGCGCTGGACGCCCACTCGATGCCGGTCTACAACACCATGCCGGCCATCGCGTGCTTCCTGGTGCAGTTCGGTCGCAGCAACCGGCCCCTGGTCGTCGAGATGGGCATCGACCGCATCGGCGAGATGGCCGAGCTGGTGGATCTCGTGCAGCCGGACGTGGGCGTGGTCACGACCGTCGCGCCCGCCCATCTGGAGCAGCTGGGCAGCGTCGAGACCATCGCCCGCGAGAAGGGCGTGATCCTGCAGGGGCGGCGGGGGATGGTGGGGTCGCAGGCGGCGGCGTTCTATCCGGGCGTGGCGACCTACGGCTTCGGCGAGGCCCAGACGTACCGGGGCGAGAACCTGACCATCACGCCGGAGGCAGCCCGATTCTCGTTCCGGGGCATCCGGGTGCTGCTGCCGCTGGCGTCCCGCGTTCAGGCCGAGGCGGCGGTGCTGGGGCTGCGGCTCGCCCAGGAACACGGTCTGGCGCTGGCCGACGCGGCGGTGCGCCTGACCACGGTGCGGGTGCCCGGCGGCCGGTACCGCGTGCTGCCGGGCCGCTACACGGTCATCGACGACGCCTACAACGCCTCGCCCGTGGCAGTGGAGGCCGCGCTGGACGCCCTGCAGGGCTTCGCCGGGCGGCGCATCAGCGTGCTGGGCCGCATGCTGGAACTGGGCGACACCGAACGCGAGCTGCACGCGCAGGTGGGGGCGCTGGCGCGAGCACGGGCCGACGTGACCTACGGTGTCGGGGCCTTCGCGGCCGAGCTGGGCGACCGGGCGTATCCGACCGTGCCCGCGTTGCTGGATGCCCTGCTGACCGACGTGCAGGACGGCGACGTGGTGCTGGTCAAGGCCAGCCGGGGTATCTCGTGGACGCCCGAGAAGCGGGCACAGGAGGGCGTGGGCCTGGACGTGGTCGTGGAGGCGCTGCGCCGGGCTCGGGACGGCGCGGCTCCGGTCGCCGTACCACCGTCCCCCTGACCCCTGGCCGCCAGACTCATGCCCCTCAGGCGGAGTGCGGCGACACTGAACGGCATGCGCTCCACCGTCCTGCTGCTGTGTTCCGCCCTGCTGGCCGCGTGTGCGCCGACGACGACGTCTGGCCGGAGCGGTGGACTGCGGGCCGCGTTCAGTGATCAGGGCGTGGCCTTCGTGACGGCCGGCCGGGCCTGCGTGGCACGTGCGCCGTCCTACCGGCCGGTGTGTCCCCGCGTGCCGGCAGCGGTCGATGTCGCGTGGAACGGTGGCGACGCGTGGGCCGCGGTGCCGGGCCTGGGCGTGGTGGTCACGCTGGATCGGGCCGCCCGGAGCGTCCCCGTGGGCCGGGTCGTGGCCCTCAGTGCCACCCGCGCCTACCGTGAGGACGGCAGTGCGGTGGGCTACGCCGGCGAAGCGCTCGGCGGCGTGACCGGCAGGCCGTCGCTGGCGGTGACCGGCGGCAACGGTGCCGACTACGTGCTGCTCGGCGGCTCGCTTGTCCGGGTGCCGGGCGGCCCAGACCGGTCGCAGACGGCAGGCGAGTTTCTGGTCGTCACGCCCCAGGGCGCCCGGACATCCACCGTGCCGGCCGTGGACACGGCAACCGGCACCTACCGGCTGTCCGGCGGTCGCCTGGAACGGCTGGATCCGACCGGGCGCGTGGTCTCGGCCACCAGCCATCCGGGAGGCGTGGTCGGGGTGGTCGGCGCGGATCTCGTGACCGTCACCCCGGCCGGCGAGATCCGGGTCTACACCGAGACCCTGGCCCCCCGGACGCCCTGACAGCGGCCGAGCCGATCCAGTGTGGCCGTTCGTGATCGGGCGGCCGCGCCACCTTCACCGGATCGCGTGACCGCGTCACCACGGCCACGGCACCCACCGACCTGCGCGGGTTCCATCCGGGGGAACGGCCCCCCCCGCCGGAGGGCGCGGCAGATGACGGTTCGATCACGCGATCCAGATGAGTGATCATGCAAGGATGGTGGCTCCGAAGTCCATGGAACGGGGCCGCGCTGCCCGTTCCCAGTCCCACCGCCGGGCAGCGTCGTCCCCGCACCCATGGCGGCACGGAGAGCAGCAAGTGCGCTGGAAACGACGTCTATCACGTGTCAGAGTTCGGTAAGCGCCGGAGTGGTTGGATGAACCTGCCCATGACCTCCCTGCCCACTGCCCTCCCGACTTGCAGCCATTCCCCCTCTGGGCCATGCCCCGCCAGATGAGTGAATGTTAAAATCCGCCCACCTCTGGAGGGAGAATGTCAAGTTTCCTGAACCGTCTAATGAACCCACGGCCCCCGGCGCTCGGAGTCGAGATCGGCACCAGCGCCATCAAGGTGGTGGCCCTGCGGCCCGGCTCGCCACCCTCCCTGCTGCACGCTGTGATGGTGCCCACGCCCATCGGCTCGATGCGCGACGGGCTGGTGGTTGAACCTCAGGCCGTCGCGACGGAACTCAAGAATCTCCTCGCGGAGCACCGCATCACCACCAAGTACGCCGTGACCGCCGTGCCCAACCAGTCGGCGGTCACGCGCAACATCATGGTGCCCAAGATGGACCGCAAGGAGCTCCAGGACGCCATCAAGTGGGAGGCCGAGCGCTACATCCCCTACCCGATCGACGATGTCAGCCTGGATTTCGACCTGCTGGACGACCCGGCCACGATTCCCGACGACTCGCAGATGGAGGTCGTGATCGCCGCCGCCCCCACCGAGGCGATCGCCAGACAGGTCGAGGTGCTGCGGCTCGCGGGGCTGGAGCCCACCATCGTGGACCTCAAGTCCTTCGCGGCGCTGCGCGCGCTGCGCGGGAACCTGCTGGGCGAGCACCTCACCAAGAGCACCCTGACGGGCAGCAACTACACCGAGGCCGGCGAGGTCGCGCTGGTCATGGAGATCGGCGCGAGCAGCAGCGTGATCAACCTCGTGCGCGGCGACCGCGTGCTGCTGACCCGCAACATCAACGTGGCCGCCGACGACTTCACGACGGCGCTGCAGAAGTCCTTCGACCTGGACTTCAGCGCTGCCGAGGACGTCAAGCTCGGGTACGCCACCGCGACCACCCCCACCGAGGACGAGGAGGACCTCCTGAACTTCGACCTGGCCCGCGAGCAGTACTCCCCGGCGCGCGTGTTCGAGGTGGTGCGCCCGGTGCTGGGCGACCTGATCACCGAGATCCGCCGCAGCCTGGAGTTCTACCGCGTGCAGAGCGGCGACGTGGTCATCGACCGGACGTTCCTGGCAGGCGGCGGCGCGAAGCTGCGCGGCCTGGCCGCCGCGATCAGCGACGCGCTGGGCTTCCGGGTGGAGGTCGCCAGCCCGTGGCTGACCGTGCAGACCGATCAGGCGAACGTGGACACCGGCTACCTCCAGACCAACGCGCCGGAGTTCACGGTGCCGCTGGGGCTGGCGCTGCGGGGGGTGAACAGCCGTGGTTGAGATCAACCTGCTGCCCCAGCAGTACCGCACCCAGTCCGAACCCAGCGCGTGGCGCTTTGCCATGTACGCCCTGGCCCCCCTGACGGTGGCCGCGATCCTGATTCCCGAGGTGGTCACCGCGACCCGCGTGGGCGACCTGAACAAGCAGATCGACGCCCTGAACGGCGACGTGGCGGCCCTGACGCCGGCCAAGGCGGAATATGACCGGCTGATGGCCGAGAAGCGCGACCTGGATCAGGTCACGTCGATCGCCACGCAGCTCAAGGCCACCAAGACGTACTGGATCAACGACCTCGCGGCCTTCAGCTCGCAGCTGCCCAGCGCGGCCGGCGTGGCGGTCAAGAGCATGACCATGCGTCCCATGGAGCCCAGCGCCCTGACCACGCTGCAGCAGAGCGGCATCTACCTGGGCAAGAACGTCGTGCGCGAGATCGACGTGACCGGCGTGGCGAGCAGCCAGCAGGCGGTCGTGAACTTCCTGCGCACCTTCGAGAGCGATCCCGGCTTCGGCGTGAACTTCAAGACCCTGCAGAGCGACCAGACGTCCAACGAGTACAGCTTCACCGCGACGGTCGGCGTGGTCGCGCCGACGGCCAGCGCCACGCCCGCCGATCCGTCGGCTCCGGCCGGTACGCCCCAGGCCCCACCGGCCGCGCCCGCCGGCAGCGTGCCCGACACCTCCGGCCCGACCAGCAGCGTGCCCAGTGGCCAGGGAGGACGCGATGTCAACTAAGCTCTCGCCCCGCAACCTGTTCCTGGTGGTGCTGGCCGGGTGCATCCTGCTGATCGGGCTGTGGTACATGCTGCGCTTCCAGCCCCGCCAGGCCCAGATCACGGACCTGGGCGGCCAGCTGGACACGCTCAATACGCAGGTGGCCACGCTGCGTACGTCGGCCGCGCGGCTTCCTGCCCTGCGCACCGAGGTCGAGACCATGCGCGTGGATCGTGAGAAGTTCCTGGCCGCCCTCCCGAGCGCCGCGAACTTCGGGCCGGTGCTCGATGAGCTGCGCGTGACCACGGCCGCGACCGGCGCACGCATGAACAACTTCTCGGTCCAGACCGGGACTGTGGCGAACCTGCCCGGCGGCGTGCGGCCGCTGAACCTCACGGTCGGCATCACCGGGAAGTTCTCGCAGGTGTTCCAGACACTGCGGGCCATTGAGACCATGGGCCGGTTCACGACGGTCAGCAACGTGTCGCTCCAGCTGCCGACCGCCACCTCCTTCGATCCTGATCTCGAGGGCTCACTGGGCATGACCGTCTACACCTTCGATCCGGCACAGGCGGCGGCCCAGGCTGGAGCCACGCCGGACGCGCCCGCCGCGCCGAGCGCCCCGCCCGCTTCAGGAGGCACCCAGTGACGCGTGCGCCCGTCAACCTGTCCCGCGAGATGAAGCTGCTGCTGCTGCTGCTGCTGATGGTCGGCCTGATCGGCCTGTGGTATGTCCTCACCAACAAGCCGGCGACCACGGAGCTGTCCCAGCAGCCCCCGGCGACCGGCACCGCCGGCACCGGCGGCGGCACCACGCCGGCCACCGGCGGCACCGATGTCGGCAATCCGGATGCCGTGCCGGTCGCCACGCCGGACACCGCATCGCCGGACGCGTCCGGCCCGGCCCTGGACGTCCAGCCGGACAGCCAGGTGCAGGTAGAGACCATTCCTCCCTTCCCCACCGACGACGTGGTCACCGAGACCCCGGCCCCCGAACCCGTGGTGCCCGACGGGATCAACCCGGACGGCGTGATCGCCGCCACCCCCGGCATCAATCCCTTCAAACCGCTCAGCCTGGATCAGAGCGCCACCGCCGCCACGAACACACGGCCCAGCACGCCCGCGCCGGTGTCGACGACAGACGGCGCAGTGACGGCGAGCGTTCCGGCCCGTCCGGTCGCCCCCCAGGTGGACTCGCTCGGTCAGGGCGGCGGCGCCCTGGGCCTGAGTCCGATCCCCGGCGCGGCTGGCAGTGTGGACGTGGAGTCCGGCAGCGTCAGCGGCGGCGCGCTCCCGGTTCCGGTCATTCCCGGCGCCGACGGCAGTGCCGGTACCGCCGCCACGCCGGTGGTCGTGCCGGTCACCCCGAACGGACAGGAATCCGGCAGCGCTGTGGTGGCCGGGCAGAACCCGACCGGAACGGTCGTCCTGACGCCGCCGGCCCCGGTCAAACCGCCGGTCGTCGGCATGACCGTGCCGGGCACCGTGACCCGACTGCCGGATGCTGCTCCCGCCGCCACCCCGTCCGGCGCCACTCAGGGCGCGGCCGGCGCCACCACCAGCGGTTCAGGGCTCACGGCGACCGCGGTGCCCACGCCGAGCACGCCACAGCTCATCCGGGAACTCGGGGCGGGCTCCACCGGCACCGGCCCGGTCACGGCGACCAGCGCCCTCGACCGGTACGTGAGCGACCAGAACCTCGTGTTCAACGCCGTGGTGCTGGGTCCGATCAACACGGCCATCTTCCGCAGCAAGGCCGGGTACGTGGTGGTCGCGAGCGGCCAGCCCCTGCCGGACTCGAACGTCACGGTGGGCACTGTCACCGCGACCAGCGCCACCCTGAACCTCGGCACCGAATCGACGACTCTTGAACTGGACAAAAGGTGAGCCATGACTAGACGCTACGCATCCCTTCTGCTGACCGCCGCGCTCGGCATGGCCGCCGCGCAGACCACGACCACGCCGGCCACCGCTGCGGCCACCAGCATCGCGGATCCGGCCCTGTCGAACGCCGCCGTGACCTTCGAGATCCGCCGCGCCGGCAGTGACCTGACGTCCATGCTCGTCGCACTTGCCAAGAGTGCGGGCTACGACATCATCATCGAGCCTGGAGCAGACGACGTGCTGCGCGGCGCAGCCGTGTCGGCCGGCGCGGCCCCGGCAACTGGGGCCCCAGCGGCCACAGGCGCGGCCAGCATGGTGTCGTACGCCTTTGCCAACAAGCCGTTCAACCAGGTGTGGCCGCTGGTGCTGGACATCTATGGCCTGAGCTATGACTCGCTGGCGGTCGGCGGGCGCACCGTCCTGCGCGTCGGGATCAAGCCCATCCAGAAGATCGTGAAGCTCCCGGCCAGCCTCCAGGCCAGCGCCGTCGAGCGGCAGCTGAAACTGTCCTTCGGCACCCTGAGGCCCATGACGGCCACCGGCACCGCACAGGAGGGCACCCAGACGCCCGTGACGGTCAAGGACGAGGAGATCGTGCTGGAC from Deinococcus sp. AB2017081 encodes the following:
- the pilM gene encoding type IV pilus assembly protein PilM; this translates as MSSFLNRLMNPRPPALGVEIGTSAIKVVALRPGSPPSLLHAVMVPTPIGSMRDGLVVEPQAVATELKNLLAEHRITTKYAVTAVPNQSAVTRNIMVPKMDRKELQDAIKWEAERYIPYPIDDVSLDFDLLDDPATIPDDSQMEVVIAAAPTEAIARQVEVLRLAGLEPTIVDLKSFAALRALRGNLLGEHLTKSTLTGSNYTEAGEVALVMEIGASSSVINLVRGDRVLLTRNINVAADDFTTALQKSFDLDFSAAEDVKLGYATATTPTEDEEDLLNFDLAREQYSPARVFEVVRPVLGDLITEIRRSLEFYRVQSGDVVIDRTFLAGGGAKLRGLAAAISDALGFRVEVASPWLTVQTDQANVDTGYLQTNAPEFTVPLGLALRGVNSRG
- a CDS encoding bifunctional metallophosphatase/5'-nucleotidase translates to MKRTVPLLLLTASLSSCAVLFPSPVVDVTVLGLNDFHGNLAPTSFTTAEGAKINAGGIEAIKAELNDARKANRNTVFVGGGDLIGASPITSGLLRDEPSVAALNAMGMSVSALGNHEFDQGLTELLRMQNGGCASNDPAKACKFDPNYKGATFKWIGANVKYSAASGKTGSPFQPYVVQTVAGAKIAFVGAVTKTTPTIVSPDGVKDLDFTDEADAVNAVIPELKAQNVDAIVMLIHEGGELASGSKDTYATVGCKTLNPDSPIVNIARRVDPAVTAIISGHSHQGYNCLVPDPTGRDRIVIQGNFYGHLLQRLDLKVDKTRHQVVTARSANLVVNYDARKAAGTLDAGMGTLLASANEKVGAIKNQPVTNLSTPQIRRGINNARNTETALGGVIADAQLAATQDQGAKIAFMNPGGIRADLPDASALKDGNAVNFGDVFAVQPFGNTMTVMDLTGQQIKELLEQQFSGGNAGTATKLLQVSEGFTYTYTAANPDGQRVNIADIKLGGTPIDPNAKYRVALNNFLAAGGDNFTVLKSGTNVVQLANLSDLDVLVNYLKANGSKLTDTVKGRITAK
- the murF gene encoding UDP-N-acetylmuramoyl-tripeptide--D-alanyl-D-alanine ligase: MLDPRSVPFAATVHPQARPALRLTWDSREANAETAFVALPGERMHGNTFVQQALDAGAPFVLTDLDVPRALRVPDAHAALFAWARAERAHSPLVVGITGSAGKTTAKAYVAAALDAHSMPVYNTMPAIACFLVQFGRSNRPLVVEMGIDRIGEMAELVDLVQPDVGVVTTVAPAHLEQLGSVETIAREKGVILQGRRGMVGSQAAAFYPGVATYGFGEAQTYRGENLTITPEAARFSFRGIRVLLPLASRVQAEAAVLGLRLAQEHGLALADAAVRLTTVRVPGGRYRVLPGRYTVIDDAYNASPVAVEAALDALQGFAGRRISVLGRMLELGDTERELHAQVGALARARADVTYGVGAFAAELGDRAYPTVPALLDALLTDVQDGDVVLVKASRGISWTPEKRAQEGVGLDVVVEALRRARDGAAPVAVPPSP
- a CDS encoding acetamidase/formamidase family protein; this encodes MADHHLSAEHIHTVWDNSLPPALTIRPGDTVTLDTLDASDGGVARRVATGDLTPPAALAGVIAASLRSPRPGPRGHPLTGPVCVEGAQPGDALVVELLSVEPAAWGWTGCRPDGIGLLDAALGAEGLTAYTHFWDLRAGTHTDFLPGIRVPLAPFPGVIGVAPGAPGPHPTPPPRHVGGNMDIRQLVAGATLSLPVEVPGALLSVGDLHAAQGDGELSGTGIEMDGRITVRVTVEKRAGLTTPEFTTPTHGGSSRQWHVTTGHDPDLMTAARTALRALLRRLEARGLSLEQAYVLASACVDLKISQIVDAPNYTVSAFLPLDIFEES
- a CDS encoding fimbrial assembly protein yields the protein MVEINLLPQQYRTQSEPSAWRFAMYALAPLTVAAILIPEVVTATRVGDLNKQIDALNGDVAALTPAKAEYDRLMAEKRDLDQVTSIATQLKATKTYWINDLAAFSSQLPSAAGVAVKSMTMRPMEPSALTTLQQSGIYLGKNVVREIDVTGVASSQQAVVNFLRTFESDPGFGVNFKTLQSDQTSNEYSFTATVGVVAPTASATPADPSAPAGTPQAPPAAPAGSVPDTSGPTSSVPSGQGGRDVN
- a CDS encoding type 4a pilus biogenesis protein PilO, whose translation is MSTKLSPRNLFLVVLAGCILLIGLWYMLRFQPRQAQITDLGGQLDTLNTQVATLRTSAARLPALRTEVETMRVDREKFLAALPSAANFGPVLDELRVTTAATGARMNNFSVQTGTVANLPGGVRPLNLTVGITGKFSQVFQTLRAIETMGRFTTVSNVSLQLPTATSFDPDLEGSLGMTVYTFDPAQAAAQAGATPDAPAAPSAPPASGGTQ